One stretch of Streptomyces sp. MMBL 11-1 DNA includes these proteins:
- a CDS encoding hydroxyacid dehydrogenase, producing MSHSAAPRPTRPRTVLAMSGETREAILAPETLDRLARVADLVPGLLVTDFGADDPAQRTGLHSAEVLFTGWGCPPLGPAALSAMPRLRAVIHAAGSVKHHITQDVWDRGIAVSTAATANALPVAEYTVAAILFANKRILASAHVYREARSRVNLLKRFPAVGNYRRTVGIVGASRIGRRVVELLRPHDLRVLVHDPYLDEDGARTLGVERAGLDVLVAQSDVVSIHAPELPATRHLFDAGRLALMRDGATLVNTARGSLVETEALVREVVTGRLNAVLDHTEPEVLPADSPLYDLPNVLLTPHIAGSQGGELQRLADAAVDELERYARGLPFAHAVDPRTLHQQA from the coding sequence GTGAGCCACTCCGCCGCCCCCCGGCCGACCCGCCCCCGCACTGTCCTGGCGATGAGCGGCGAGACCCGCGAGGCGATCCTGGCCCCGGAAACCCTGGACCGGCTCGCCCGCGTCGCCGACCTCGTCCCCGGCCTCCTCGTGACCGACTTCGGCGCCGACGACCCCGCCCAGCGCACCGGACTCCACAGCGCCGAGGTCCTGTTCACCGGCTGGGGCTGCCCGCCCCTGGGGCCCGCGGCGCTGAGCGCCATGCCCCGGCTGCGCGCGGTGATCCACGCCGCCGGCTCCGTGAAGCACCACATCACCCAGGACGTCTGGGACCGGGGCATCGCCGTCAGCACCGCCGCGACGGCCAACGCACTCCCGGTCGCCGAGTACACGGTCGCGGCGATCCTCTTCGCCAACAAGCGGATCCTGGCGAGCGCCCACGTCTACCGCGAGGCCCGCTCCCGGGTGAACCTCCTGAAGCGGTTCCCGGCCGTCGGCAACTACCGCCGCACCGTGGGCATCGTCGGAGCCTCACGCATCGGACGTCGCGTCGTCGAACTGCTGCGCCCCCACGATCTGCGCGTCCTGGTCCACGACCCCTACCTGGACGAGGACGGAGCCCGGACCCTGGGCGTGGAACGCGCCGGCCTCGACGTCCTGGTGGCGCAGAGCGACGTCGTCAGCATCCACGCCCCCGAACTCCCGGCGACCCGGCATCTGTTCGACGCCGGGCGTCTCGCCCTCATGCGGGACGGGGCCACCCTCGTCAACACCGCGCGCGGCTCCCTGGTGGAGACCGAAGCCCTCGTGAGGGAAGTGGTGACCGGACGCCTCAACGCCGTGCTCGACCACACGGAACCGGAAGTCCTGCCCGCCGACTCACCCCTCTACGACCTGCCGAACGTCCTTCTCACCCCGCACATCGCCGGGTCGCAGGGCGGCGAACTCCAACGGCTCGCGGACGCCGCCGTCGACGAGCTCGAACGCTACGCGCGCGGCCTTCCGTTCGCCCACGCGGTGGACCCCCGCACCCTGCACCAGCAGGCCTGA
- a CDS encoding substrate-binding domain-containing protein, which produces MRLHVDQRHERVLQLVRERGSLRVAELAEELGMSAVTLRRDVEALAAQGRVERLHGAVVWPTGQSRPATAAALPAEGLVVGMVVPTTEYYYADVVRGARQTVEAAGARLTIGLSRYLPDEDAAQARRLLSTGADGLLLTPTWERGCPELGEGLWAAEQETPVVLVERSAPLGHPAAGLDRVRSDHAHGAAEAVAHLAGLGHRAIALAVQDSPTAPRLRVGYRAAVEALGLTPVSAAPLEDARAGSEAKRFERTLEYLCEAVASGNVTAAIVHSDADAIVLIPRLQARGVRVPEDLAVIAYDDEVAGLADLPLTAVAPDKHAVGAAAARLLLDRLGVTEPGATDTRAGTGAGVTGRGSAARRHLEILPTLRIRVSCGAVAAAP; this is translated from the coding sequence ATGCGACTGCACGTCGACCAGCGCCACGAGCGGGTGCTCCAGCTCGTCCGCGAGCGCGGCAGCCTCCGCGTCGCCGAACTCGCCGAGGAACTCGGCATGTCCGCCGTCACCTTGCGCCGGGACGTCGAGGCGCTGGCCGCCCAGGGCCGCGTGGAGCGGCTGCACGGCGCGGTGGTGTGGCCCACCGGGCAGTCCCGGCCCGCCACCGCCGCGGCGCTCCCCGCCGAAGGGCTGGTGGTGGGCATGGTGGTGCCGACCACCGAGTACTACTACGCGGACGTCGTGCGCGGCGCCCGGCAGACCGTCGAGGCCGCGGGCGCCCGGCTGACGATCGGGCTCTCCCGCTACCTCCCCGACGAGGACGCCGCCCAGGCCCGCCGACTGCTGTCCACCGGCGCCGACGGGCTCCTGCTGACGCCGACCTGGGAGCGCGGCTGCCCGGAGCTGGGTGAGGGGCTGTGGGCGGCGGAGCAGGAGACCCCGGTCGTCCTGGTGGAACGCTCGGCGCCCCTCGGCCATCCGGCGGCGGGCCTGGACCGGGTGCGCTCGGACCACGCGCACGGCGCCGCCGAAGCGGTGGCGCACCTGGCCGGGCTGGGGCACCGGGCGATCGCGCTCGCCGTGCAGGACAGCCCGACCGCTCCCCGGCTCCGGGTCGGGTACCGGGCCGCCGTGGAGGCGCTGGGGCTGACCCCCGTGTCGGCCGCGCCGCTGGAGGACGCCCGGGCGGGGTCGGAGGCGAAGCGTTTCGAGCGGACGCTGGAGTACCTGTGCGAGGCAGTGGCGAGCGGCAACGTGACCGCCGCGATCGTGCACAGCGACGCGGACGCGATCGTCCTCATCCCGCGGCTCCAGGCCCGGGGCGTGCGGGTGCCCGAGGACCTCGCGGTGATCGCGTACGACGACGAGGTCGCCGGGCTCGCCGACTTGCCGCTCACCGCCGTGGCCCCGGACAAGCACGCCGTGGGGGCCGCCGCCGCCCGGCTCCTGCTGGACCGTCTGGGCGTGACGGAACCCGGCGCGACGGACACGAGGGCGGGGACCGGGGCGGGGGTGACGGGCCGGGGTTCCGCCGCCCGCAGGCACCTGGAGATCCTGCCCACCCTGCGGATCCGGGTCTCCTGCGGTGCGGTCGCCGCAGCCCCCTGA
- a CDS encoding DinB family protein: MTNDDRVGPPLLGSERETLRAFLDYQRKTLAMKCAGLDDEELRERSMPPSTLSLLALVRHLAEVERAWFRRVFEDEAAPMVWSEKAFDFQAAYDASTSTRAEVFAAWEAEVEVSRRIEREAPSLDLVGRQPRWEKEVSLRMVMVHVLLEYGRHNGHADLLREGVDGTVGA; this comes from the coding sequence ATGACGAACGACGACCGGGTCGGCCCTCCCCTGCTGGGGAGCGAGCGCGAGACGCTGCGGGCCTTTCTCGACTACCAGCGGAAGACCCTCGCCATGAAGTGCGCGGGGCTGGACGACGAGGAGTTGCGCGAGCGCTCGATGCCACCGTCCACTCTGTCGCTGCTGGCTCTGGTGCGGCATCTGGCCGAGGTGGAACGCGCGTGGTTCCGGCGGGTGTTCGAGGACGAGGCGGCCCCGATGGTGTGGTCGGAGAAGGCGTTCGACTTCCAGGCGGCGTACGACGCGAGCACCTCGACCCGGGCCGAGGTGTTCGCCGCCTGGGAGGCGGAGGTGGAGGTTTCGCGCCGGATCGAGAGAGAGGCCCCGTCGCTGGATCTGGTGGGTCGTCAGCCGCGCTGGGAGAAGGAGGTCTCCCTGCGGATGGTCATGGTGCACGTCCTGTTGGAGTACGGCCGCCACAACGGCCACGCGGACCTGCTGCGGGAAGGGGTGGACGGCACGGTGGGTGCCTGA
- a CDS encoding class II fructose-bisphosphate aldolase, with amino-acid sequence MSIAATGDLIAEAAAQHRAVAAFNVITLEHAEAIAEGAEAAGSPVIMQISENAVAYHRGRPRPLARAAAEVADQAGVPVSLHLDHVQSTELLHRAADCGFSSAMFDAARLPYTENLAATRAAVVWAHERGLWLEAELGQVGGKNGEAALDAHAPGARTDPDEARSFVAATGVDALAVAVGTSHAMTSRDAAIDHGLLGRLRAAVPVPLVLHGSSGASDEELARAVAGGIRKVNIGTALNIAMTGAIRERLARDERGVDPRRYLSDGRDAMAHTVARMIAVLPPGRAHAA; translated from the coding sequence ATGTCCATCGCCGCCACCGGCGATCTGATCGCCGAGGCCGCCGCACAGCACCGTGCGGTCGCCGCGTTCAACGTCATCACCCTGGAGCACGCGGAAGCCATCGCCGAGGGCGCGGAGGCGGCGGGGTCGCCGGTGATTATGCAGATCAGCGAGAACGCGGTCGCCTACCACCGGGGCCGGCCGCGGCCGCTCGCGCGCGCCGCCGCGGAGGTGGCCGACCAGGCGGGCGTCCCCGTCTCCCTGCACCTCGACCATGTGCAGTCGACCGAGCTGCTGCACCGGGCGGCGGACTGCGGTTTCAGTTCGGCGATGTTCGACGCCGCCCGGCTGCCGTACACGGAGAACCTGGCGGCCACCCGCGCCGCCGTCGTATGGGCGCACGAGCGGGGCCTGTGGCTGGAGGCCGAGCTGGGGCAGGTCGGCGGGAAGAACGGGGAGGCGGCGCTCGACGCCCACGCGCCCGGGGCCCGTACGGATCCCGACGAGGCACGGTCGTTCGTCGCGGCCACCGGGGTCGACGCGCTGGCCGTGGCGGTCGGCACCTCGCACGCCATGACCTCGCGGGACGCGGCCATCGACCACGGCCTGCTGGGCAGGCTGCGGGCGGCCGTGCCGGTTCCGCTGGTGCTGCACGGTTCGTCCGGGGCCTCCGACGAGGAGCTGGCCCGCGCCGTGGCGGGCGGGATCCGCAAGGTCAACATCGGCACCGCGCTCAACATCGCGATGACCGGCGCGATACGGGAGCGGCTGGCCCGGGACGAGAGGGGCGTGGATCCGCGCCGCTATCTGTCGGACGGCCGGGACGCGATGGCCCACACGGTGGCCCGGATGATCGCGGTCCTGCCCCCGGGGCGGGCTCACGCCGCGTGA